The proteins below are encoded in one region of Callospermophilus lateralis isolate mCalLat2 chromosome 9, mCalLat2.hap1, whole genome shotgun sequence:
- the Tm4sf20 gene encoding transmembrane 4 L6 family member 20: MTCCEGWTSCNGICLLILLVIGVVLNAIPLGIDLVDQDKDFQNPISCYEWWFPGIIGAGLMVIPATTMSLAARKRGCCNNRTGMLLSSLLNAITVIGAVYCLLVSIQALSEGPLICNSPSNSTTTCEFSLKNLTDFHPKSFNLQWFFNDSCVPPTGFPNSAINNMHSNWRIPNSNSEEDRQRIFHFSVFLSLFLVGVLELLFGLSQIVIGFLGCLCGVSGQRSQIV, encoded by the exons ATGACGTGCTGTGAGGGGTGGACATCCTGCAATGGAATCTGCCTGCTAATTCTACTTGTGATTGGAGTAGTTCTCAATGCGATCCCTCTGGGTATCGACTTAGTCGACCAAGACAAAGATTTTCAAAACCCCATCTCTTGCTATGAGTGGTGGTTTCCAGGAATTATAGGAGCAGGTTTGATG GTCATTCCAGCCACAACAATGTCCTTGGCAGCAAGAAAAAGAGGATGTTGCAACAACAGGACTGGG ATGCTTCTTTCATCACTTTTAAATGCAATCACAGTCATTGGTGCTGTGTACTGCCTGTTGGTCTCCATCCAGGCGCTCTCTGAAGGTCCGCTCATCTGTAATTCTCCAAGCAACAGTACCACCACTTGTGAATTCTCATTAAAAAACTTAAC TGACTTTCATCCAAAATCCTTCAACCTGCAGTGGTTCTTCAATGATTCTTGTGTGCCTCCTACTGGTTTCCCAAACTCTGCCATCAACAACATGCATAGTAATTGGAGAATACCTAACTCCAATTCTGAAGAAGACAGACAGAGGATTTTCCACTTTTcagtatttttaagtctatttcttGTTGGAGTTCTTGAGCTCCTTTTTGGGCTCAGCCAGATAgtcattggttttcttggctgtcTGTGTGGGGTCTCTGGCCAAAGAAGTCAAATTGTGTAG